A region from the Brachyspira hampsonii genome encodes:
- a CDS encoding variable surface family protein, translated as MKKVLLTAMALLTIASASAFGMYGDRDSWIDFLVHGNQLRARMDQFGFVLGNGTIKGTFGFRSQAATTALGNILRTGNTGAVDLTTTISAGIGYTSEPFGIGLGYNYTHIHDRLGVHTPVLMINALNNNLRIAVPVQIATSHNPLNKIAYNGAPDNTEKDYLGISTDIQIRYYTGIDAFNAIRVYFKYGQASYKNRVTTDPETYSDVMAQSVGFETRFYFLNTPLGNVTINPFLKVAFNTSLKGKATDNQVRAGGVGDGTITGGYYSYSYNDYSEKYEWEKSPYDVTVQAVLGITANSDIVTLYVEPSLGYKATYSGKSKYTYTVAGETRTTTSDDPKVIHNLAWGAYTELYIRPVQDLEWYFEMDVNNNTDYAIGNDTYNGVPVKFAATTGITWYLPAFN; from the coding sequence ATGAAAAAAGTTTTATTGACAGCTATGGCTTTATTAACTATAGCTAGTGCATCTGCTTTCGGTATGTATGGCGACAGAGATTCTTGGATTGACTTTTTAGTACATGGTAATCAATTAAGAGCTAGAATGGATCAATTCGGATTTGTTTTGGGCAACGGTACTATTAAAGGTACTTTCGGCTTCAGATCTCAGGCTGCAACAACTGCATTAGGAAACATACTTAGAACAGGTAATACAGGTGCTGTAGATTTAACAACAACTATTTCTGCTGGTATAGGCTACACTTCTGAGCCTTTCGGTATAGGTTTAGGCTACAACTATACTCATATACATGACAGATTAGGTGTTCATACTCCTGTACTTATGATTAATGCTTTAAATAACAATTTAAGAATAGCTGTTCCTGTACAAATAGCTACTTCTCATAATCCTTTAAATAAGATTGCTTATAATGGTGCTCCAGATAACACTGAAAAAGATTATTTAGGAATAAGTACTGATATTCAAATAAGATACTATACAGGAATAGATGCTTTCAATGCTATAAGAGTATATTTCAAATATGGACAAGCTTCATACAAAAATAGAGTTACTACAGATCCTGAAACATATTCTGATGTTATGGCTCAGTCAGTTGGTTTTGAAACTAGATTCTATTTCTTAAATACTCCTCTTGGAAATGTAACTATCAATCCATTCCTTAAAGTTGCTTTCAATACTTCTTTAAAAGGAAAAGCAACAGATAATCAAGTTAGAGCTGGCGGTGTTGGAGATGGTACAATTACAGGTGGCTATTATAGTTACAGCTATAACGATTATTCTGAAAAATATGAATGGGAAAAAAGCCCTTATGATGTAACTGTTCAAGCTGTATTAGGAATAACTGCTAACAGCGATATAGTAACTCTTTATGTTGAGCCTTCTTTAGGCTATAAAGCTACTTACAGTGGAAAATCTAAATATACTTATACTGTTGCTGGTGAGACAAGAACTACCACAAGTGATGATCCTAAAGTAATACATAACTTAGCTTGGGGAGCTTATACAGAACTTTATATAAGACCTGTTCAAGACTTAGAATGGTACTTCGAAATGGATGTTAATAACAATACTGATTATGCTATTGGTAATGATACTTACAATGGTGTTCCTGTTAAATTCGCAGCTACTACAGGTATAACTTGGTACTTACCTGCTTTCAATTAA